In Mesorhizobium sp. M9A.F.Ca.ET.002.03.1.2, the DNA window CCCTGATCGACCCCCGCATCCGGTACTGATTATGACGCTCCTCTCCGCACCAGTTGAATACGTCCCGACGGGTCGCCTGCGAATATCTGACCTTCCCCGTCTGGCAAGGCGGCATCGCCTGGTCGCCATCGGCGGCGGCCTCTTAGCTCTGTTAATCGTTTTAGCCCTCGCTGCCCCGCTTTACGCCGGCGATCCATTAAACATGGATCCATTCAAACGCCTTCAGCCGCCTTCGGCCGAGATGTGGTTCGGTAGTGACAATTTGGGCCGTGACGTATTCGCACGGACGGTGTTCGGCACCCGGATATCCCTTATGGTCGGATTGACGTCGGCGGTGGGCGCGGCCTTGGGCGGCGCTCTGATAGGTGTCCTCGCCGGCTACAACCGGACCTTTGATAATATGGTCATGCGGGTCATGGACGGGCTTATGTCGATCCCGACGATTCTGCTGGCCATCGCTCTTATTTCTCTGACAGGGCCTGGCATCGGTATCCTCATCGTCGCCATCACGATCCCCCAGTTACCAAGCGTTGCACGGCTGGTTCGTTCGGCGGTTCTGAGTGTTCGGGAGCGTCCGTATGTGGAGGCGGCCCTCTGCGGCGGGGCCCGCATGCCGAAAGTGCTGTGGCGGCACATCCTGCCAAGCACCATTCCGCCGCTTATGGTGCAGAGCGCCATAATCTGCGCAGATGCGATTCTGACAGAGGCCGGCCTGAGCTTCCTGGGCGCGGGCGTGCCGCCCGAGATTCCGAGCTGGGGCAACATGATTTCAAGCTCTCGACTGTATCTCGCTATCGCCCCAATGACGGTTTTCGCCCCCGGTATCTGCCTTGCTGTCATGGTCCTTGCCGTTAACCTGCTCGGGGATGGCTTGCGCGACCTGTTCGATCCCCGTTCAAAGCGGAGACGTTGATATGCTCATGCGAGAATCCGCAGGGGATGACGTGCTTCTCGACGTCCGAGACCTGGAGACGCACTTTTACGGCGAAGAAAGTGTCACCCGCGCCCTGGGCGGCATCAGCTTCCAGGTGAAGAAAGGCGAAACGCTCGGCGTGGTCGGCGAATCGGGATGTGGGAAAAGCGTCACCGCCCTCTCCATCCTTCGCCTGTTGCCGAAGCTGACCGCCAGGACCGTCGGCGGC includes these proteins:
- a CDS encoding ABC transporter permease; amino-acid sequence: MTLLSAPVEYVPTGRLRISDLPRLARRHRLVAIGGGLLALLIVLALAAPLYAGDPLNMDPFKRLQPPSAEMWFGSDNLGRDVFARTVFGTRISLMVGLTSAVGAALGGALIGVLAGYNRTFDNMVMRVMDGLMSIPTILLAIALISLTGPGIGILIVAITIPQLPSVARLVRSAVLSVRERPYVEAALCGGARMPKVLWRHILPSTIPPLMVQSAIICADAILTEAGLSFLGAGVPPEIPSWGNMISSSRLYLAIAPMTVFAPGICLAVMVLAVNLLGDGLRDLFDPRSKRRR